A single Dechloromonas denitrificans DNA region contains:
- a CDS encoding acyl-CoA dehydrogenase, with translation MFNSLIPLLGLVALVALAGLILIRPLRRSLITRPIFSTYRKVLPQMSDTERDALEAGTVWWEGELFRGQPDWQKLHAYPQPKLTAEEQSFMDNECEEACRLVDDWKVTHELYDLPNEAWRYIKDKGFLGMIIPKKYGGLEFSAYAHSQVVTKLSTRSSALSVSVMVPNSLGPAELLLHYGTEEQKQHYLPRLAKGIEVPAFALTSPWAGSDAASIPDSGVVCKGLWQGKEVLGMRVSWDKRYITLAPVCTVFGLAFHLYDPDGLLGNKKHIGITCALVPYDHPGVDTGRRHFPLNAMFMNGPTRGNEVFMPLDFIIGGPEKAGHGWRMLMECLAAGRSISLPSSNTGMAQMTARAVGGYARVRSQFKMAVGKFEGVEEALTRIGAYTYMMDAVRTMTAGAVDLGEKPSVVSAIAKYHVTERARQVVNDGMDVIGGKGICLGPSNFLGRAYQQVPIGITVEGANILTRSLIIFGQGAIRCHPFLLPEMQAAQNPDQKRGLVDFDKALFGHIGFTIKNGFRALWLGMTGSHFAVVNVDTAPEMKRYYQQLTRFSAAFAFMADISLLVLGGSVKRREKLSARLGDILSQMYLISCTLKRYEAEGRKAADAPLAHWAIWDAMYKAQEAFDGVIANFPVRFIAAFLQRSIFPWGHPYVVPADEVGHQVAKLLIAPSATRDRLTAECFLPLIENEPIGAIELALKATLAAEAVEAKIRVAEKDGRFDNNPLANVRDIAIVAFEAGVINAAEFELMKRRNHLRDIVVHVDDFPFDYNVATANKPAECRMVA, from the coding sequence ATGTTCAACAGCCTCATCCCTCTGCTTGGGTTAGTCGCCCTGGTGGCTTTGGCCGGGCTGATCCTGATTCGGCCATTGCGCCGAAGCCTGATCACCCGGCCCATTTTTTCCACCTATCGCAAGGTGCTGCCGCAGATGTCGGATACCGAACGCGATGCGCTGGAGGCCGGAACCGTCTGGTGGGAAGGCGAGCTGTTCCGCGGCCAGCCGGACTGGCAGAAGCTGCATGCCTACCCGCAGCCGAAGCTGACGGCGGAAGAGCAGTCGTTCATGGACAATGAGTGCGAAGAGGCCTGCCGTCTGGTTGATGACTGGAAGGTGACGCACGAGCTGTACGACCTGCCGAACGAGGCCTGGCGCTACATCAAGGACAAGGGCTTCCTCGGGATGATCATTCCGAAGAAGTATGGTGGCCTGGAATTCTCGGCCTACGCCCATTCGCAGGTGGTGACCAAGCTGTCGACCCGTTCCTCGGCGTTGTCGGTATCGGTGATGGTGCCCAACTCGCTCGGCCCGGCCGAGTTGCTGCTGCACTACGGCACCGAGGAGCAGAAGCAGCACTACCTGCCGCGGCTGGCCAAGGGCATCGAAGTACCGGCTTTCGCATTGACCAGTCCGTGGGCCGGTTCGGATGCCGCGTCGATTCCCGATAGCGGCGTCGTCTGCAAGGGACTCTGGCAGGGCAAGGAAGTCCTCGGTATGCGCGTTTCCTGGGATAAGCGCTACATCACGCTGGCCCCGGTGTGTACCGTGTTCGGCCTGGCTTTCCACTTGTATGACCCGGATGGCTTGCTTGGCAACAAGAAGCATATCGGCATTACCTGTGCGCTGGTGCCCTACGATCATCCGGGGGTCGATACCGGGCGTCGCCATTTTCCGCTCAATGCGATGTTCATGAATGGCCCGACGCGCGGCAACGAAGTTTTCATGCCGCTCGATTTCATCATCGGCGGCCCGGAAAAAGCTGGCCACGGCTGGCGGATGTTGATGGAGTGCCTGGCGGCCGGCCGTTCGATTTCGCTGCCGTCGTCCAATACCGGCATGGCGCAGATGACGGCGCGCGCCGTTGGCGGTTATGCCCGCGTCCGTTCGCAGTTCAAGATGGCCGTCGGCAAGTTTGAGGGCGTCGAGGAGGCGCTGACCCGGATCGGTGCTTACACCTACATGATGGATGCCGTGCGCACGATGACGGCCGGCGCCGTCGATCTCGGCGAGAAGCCGTCGGTGGTTTCCGCTATCGCCAAGTACCACGTCACCGAACGGGCTCGCCAGGTGGTCAATGACGGCATGGACGTGATCGGCGGCAAGGGCATCTGCCTTGGCCCCTCCAACTTCCTCGGCCGCGCCTATCAGCAGGTGCCGATCGGCATCACCGTCGAAGGCGCCAATATCCTGACCCGCTCGCTGATCATCTTCGGGCAGGGGGCCATCCGCTGTCATCCGTTCCTGCTGCCGGAAATGCAGGCAGCGCAGAACCCGGATCAAAAGCGGGGCCTGGTCGATTTCGACAAGGCGTTGTTCGGCCATATCGGCTTCACCATCAAGAACGGTTTCCGCGCGCTATGGCTGGGCATGACCGGTTCGCACTTTGCTGTGGTCAACGTCGATACGGCGCCGGAAATGAAGCGCTACTACCAGCAACTGACGCGTTTTTCGGCGGCCTTTGCTTTCATGGCCGACATTTCGCTGCTGGTGCTCGGCGGCAGCGTCAAGCGTCGGGAAAAGTTGTCGGCCCGGCTCGGCGACATCCTGTCGCAGATGTATCTGATCTCCTGCACACTGAAACGCTACGAAGCCGAAGGGCGCAAGGCAGCCGATGCGCCGCTCGCCCACTGGGCGATCTGGGATGCCATGTACAAGGCACAGGAAGCCTTCGATGGCGTCATCGCCAACTTCCCGGTCCGTTTCATCGCCGCCTTCCTGCAGCGTTCGATCTTCCCGTGGGGTCATCCGTATGTCGTGCCGGCCGATGAAGTTGGGCACCAGGTAGCCAAGCTGTTGATTGCGCCGTCCGCCACCCGCGATCGGCTGACCGCCGAATGTTTCCTGCCGCTGATCGAGAACGAACCGATCGGTGCCATCGAACTGGCATTGAAGGCGACGCTGGCGGCCGAGGCCGTTGAGGCGAAGATCCGTGTCGCCGAGAAGGACGGCCGCTTCGATAACAACCCGCTGGCCAATGTCCGCGACATTGCCATCGTTGCCTTCGAGGCCGGGGTGATCAATGCCGCCGAGTTCGAGCTGATGAAGCGGCGCAATCACCTGCGCGACATCGTCGTACATGTCGACGATTTTCCCTTCGACTACAACGTGGCTACCGCCAACAAGCCGGCCGAGTGCCGCATGGTGGCCTGA
- a CDS encoding DegV family protein yields MRIGIVVDSACDLPRDFLAANGVLVMPITLRIGDLLIEDRRDPEETQAFYARHLDRKGEDFAESIPYSVQQIEQLFLERLVLDFDYVFCLTITSTRSPIFNHAMQASRAILTQYKAIRRAAGVPERFGLAVLSTRNLFTGQAVPVAEAVRLIRAGGSPSEIGARLRHLIDQTHTYLVPADLFHIYKRASKKGDTSLSWGSYTLGSWLDVKPILHCHCDQTTTVDKVRGFEAGVEQLFNKAVKRIDDGLDAPHICISYGGAPGLVANLPGYARLTRAAAEQGVQILVSPMSKTAAVNVGPGALSLAFAATGHRPH; encoded by the coding sequence ATGCGGATCGGTATTGTGGTTGATTCGGCTTGCGATTTGCCGAGGGATTTTCTCGCCGCCAACGGCGTGCTGGTCATGCCGATCACGCTGCGCATCGGCGACCTGCTGATCGAGGATCGGCGCGATCCCGAGGAAACCCAGGCCTTCTACGCCCGGCATCTGGACCGGAAAGGCGAGGATTTCGCCGAGTCGATTCCGTATTCGGTGCAGCAGATCGAACAGCTTTTCCTCGAACGGCTGGTCCTCGATTTCGACTATGTCTTCTGTCTGACCATCACCAGCACGCGCAGCCCGATTTTCAATCATGCGATGCAGGCGTCGCGCGCCATCCTCACCCAGTACAAGGCCATTCGCCGCGCCGCTGGCGTGCCGGAGCGTTTCGGGCTGGCCGTGCTGTCGACGCGCAACCTGTTTACCGGCCAGGCCGTACCGGTGGCCGAAGCCGTGCGCCTGATCCGGGCCGGCGGTTCGCCGAGCGAAATTGGCGCCCGCTTGCGCCATCTGATCGATCAGACCCACACCTACCTGGTGCCGGCCGACCTGTTTCATATCTACAAGCGGGCCTCTAAGAAAGGCGATACCAGCCTCAGCTGGGGTTCCTACACGCTCGGTTCGTGGCTGGATGTCAAACCGATCCTGCATTGCCATTGCGACCAGACGACCACGGTCGACAAGGTGCGCGGCTTCGAAGCCGGCGTCGAGCAACTGTTCAACAAGGCGGTCAAGCGCATCGATGATGGACTCGATGCGCCGCATATCTGCATCAGCTACGGCGGAGCGCCGGGCTTGGTGGCCAATCTGCCCGGTTATGCCCGGCTGACCCGGGCCGCGGCGGAGCAGGGCGTCCAAATTCTCGTTTCTCCGATGAGCAAGACGGCCGCGGTCAACGTCGGGCCGGGCGCGCTGTCGCTGGCCTTCGCTGCAACTGGCCATCGTCCGCATTAA
- a CDS encoding EAL domain-containing protein yields MLLGYVLWSGYKETWSEAQGLATNQAALLESRLEATLRRVDGDLGKLIQSIPPESLAKDAVPIFRDRVEAVLERHRLAFPEVAGFRVIDAHGNVLYLAGGGSKVNLADRLYFIEARDNKSAGVVFSEVITSRITGRPTMVASQPIRASDGRFLGVVSIAIELSYFERLFQMIHSGAAGALAIRRADNHALVVRLPPVPSEINRVLDPSHPVMQHILSGERKGVLVFAAQSDGVQRIYAYSVLDSYPFYVLAGLSEADVMATWRQRSYYVGGIGLALFFCLGVVLVWLFRAQKRELLAAEALRRHQDQLKAAQRIAQVGSWELDLASRVITCSDELFRIFEIEAKAGGTPYDDFLAKVHPDERDQADVALNNSVREHHPVSFKHRLLMPDGRIKYVQECCETEYGKDGAPLRLIGTAQDVTSQHQMEAQMQLLVSAFQFSGEAILITDTDNNIVTVNPAFTRLTGYTLEDVVGRNPRFLSAGRSTQQDFEAMWQTINTGGFWQGEIWDRRKDGATYPKWMSISVIRDDAGKIRYHVAHFTDVSSERAAEAKLHHMAHHDALTGLLNRFSLNGRLDQALAAARRDGSRVALLFIDLDRFKVINDTLGHHLGDKLLIEVAGRLRDSVRDSDVVARLGGDEFVIMLAGVDHTNSVAMVAEKVVLNIADPYSIEGHDLYSTPSIGIAIFPMDGDDGEILMKNADAAMYHAKSVGRNNFQFFDPKMNDAALERLKIEHSLRQALSRDEFRLHFQPVIEIGSGRVAGVEALVRWQHPEKGLLLPGKFIAIAEETGLIQPLGEWVFWAACKQLADFRAAGIYGIKMGVNISAIQMRNGNLPILAKGAIEAFGLDASELAFEITESVAMHQPAETIRILDMLHDMGTSIAIDDFGTGYSSLSYLRQFPIDYLKLDRSFVEEIGQSADGEVICDATIGLAHNLGLKIVAEGVETEQQRDYLRGRGCDLMQGFLFSRPVPADEVMTFIRQLNH; encoded by the coding sequence TTGCTGCTCGGCTACGTGCTCTGGTCGGGGTACAAAGAGACTTGGAGCGAGGCGCAAGGACTTGCCACCAATCAGGCCGCCTTGCTTGAATCCCGTCTCGAAGCGACGTTGCGCCGGGTTGATGGCGATCTCGGCAAGCTGATTCAAAGCATCCCTCCCGAGTCGCTCGCCAAGGACGCTGTGCCGATCTTTCGCGACCGTGTCGAAGCGGTGCTCGAGCGACACCGGTTGGCGTTTCCCGAGGTCGCCGGTTTTCGGGTGATCGATGCCCACGGCAATGTCCTTTATCTCGCCGGTGGCGGGAGCAAGGTCAATCTGGCGGACCGTTTGTATTTCATTGAGGCGCGCGACAACAAAAGCGCCGGGGTGGTTTTTTCCGAAGTTATCACCTCGCGTATTACCGGGCGGCCAACAATGGTGGCTTCCCAGCCGATCCGTGCGTCGGATGGGCGTTTTCTCGGTGTCGTCAGCATCGCCATCGAGTTGAGTTATTTTGAGCGGCTGTTCCAGATGATCCATTCCGGCGCGGCCGGGGCCTTGGCTATTCGGCGCGCCGATAACCATGCCCTAGTTGTTCGCCTGCCGCCAGTTCCATCTGAAATCAACCGGGTGCTCGATCCTTCGCATCCGGTCATGCAGCATATATTGAGCGGCGAGCGAAAGGGCGTGCTGGTGTTTGCCGCGCAATCTGATGGCGTGCAGCGCATTTATGCCTACAGTGTTCTCGATAGCTATCCGTTTTACGTGCTGGCCGGTCTGTCCGAGGCCGATGTGATGGCGACCTGGCGACAGCGTTCCTATTACGTTGGCGGCATCGGGCTGGCGTTGTTCTTTTGTCTGGGTGTCGTGCTGGTCTGGCTGTTTCGCGCCCAGAAGCGGGAGTTGCTTGCGGCAGAAGCGTTACGCCGTCATCAGGATCAGTTGAAAGCGGCGCAGCGAATCGCCCAGGTGGGAAGTTGGGAGCTTGATCTTGCGTCCAGGGTGATAACTTGTTCCGACGAGCTTTTCCGGATTTTTGAAATCGAGGCGAAAGCTGGCGGAACGCCGTATGACGACTTCCTCGCCAAAGTCCATCCGGATGAGCGCGACCAGGCCGACGTCGCGCTGAACAACTCAGTGCGCGAACATCACCCGGTCTCCTTCAAGCACCGGCTGTTAATGCCCGATGGCCGGATCAAGTATGTTCAGGAGTGTTGCGAGACGGAGTATGGCAAGGATGGCGCACCGCTCCGTTTGATCGGCACTGCGCAGGATGTGACCAGTCAGCATCAGATGGAGGCGCAGATGCAGCTGCTGGTCAGCGCCTTTCAATTCAGCGGCGAGGCGATCCTGATTACCGATACGGACAACAATATCGTAACGGTCAACCCCGCTTTCACCCGATTGACCGGCTACACGCTGGAGGATGTCGTCGGCCGCAATCCCCGCTTTCTCTCGGCAGGGCGGTCGACGCAGCAAGATTTCGAAGCGATGTGGCAGACCATCAATACCGGGGGATTCTGGCAGGGCGAAATATGGGATCGGCGCAAGGATGGCGCCACTTATCCGAAATGGATGTCGATATCGGTCATTCGCGACGATGCGGGGAAGATCCGCTATCACGTTGCCCACTTTACCGATGTCTCGTCGGAGCGTGCGGCCGAAGCAAAATTGCACCATATGGCGCATCACGATGCGCTGACCGGTCTGCTTAATCGTTTTAGTCTCAATGGTCGGCTCGACCAGGCCTTGGCGGCCGCCCGGCGGGATGGTTCGCGGGTAGCGCTGCTGTTTATCGATCTTGATCGCTTCAAGGTGATCAACGATACGCTGGGGCATCACCTTGGCGATAAGTTGCTGATCGAGGTTGCCGGGCGTCTCCGTGACAGCGTGCGGGACAGTGATGTCGTGGCCCGCCTCGGCGGCGATGAGTTCGTGATCATGCTGGCCGGTGTCGATCACACTAATTCGGTGGCCATGGTTGCGGAAAAAGTGGTGTTGAATATTGCCGATCCCTATTCGATCGAGGGGCACGATCTTTACAGTACGCCGAGTATCGGCATCGCCATTTTTCCGATGGATGGAGATGATGGCGAAATCCTGATGAAGAATGCCGACGCCGCGATGTATCACGCCAAATCGGTGGGGCGGAACAATTTCCAGTTCTTCGATCCGAAGATGAACGATGCTGCGCTGGAGCGCTTGAAGATCGAGCATAGTCTGCGCCAGGCCTTGTCGCGCGATGAGTTTCGCCTGCATTTCCAGCCAGTCATCGAGATCGGCAGCGGCCGGGTGGCCGGCGTCGAGGCGCTGGTGCGCTGGCAGCATCCGGAAAAGGGGTTGCTCTTACCGGGTAAGTTCATCGCCATCGCCGAAGAGACCGGGCTGATCCAGCCGCTCGGCGAATGGGTTTTCTGGGCTGCCTGCAAACAACTGGCGGACTTCCGGGCGGCCGGCATTTATGGCATCAAGATGGGTGTGAATATTTCGGCCATCCAGATGCGTAATGGCAATCTGCCCATTCTTGCCAAGGGGGCAATCGAGGCTTTCGGGCTGGATGCTTCGGAGCTGGCTTTTGAAATTACCGAGTCGGTGGCGATGCACCAACCGGCCGAAACCATCCGCATTCTCGATATGCTGCACGATATGGGCACCAGCATCGCGATTGACGATTTTGGTACCGGATATTCTTCGCTTAGTTACCTGCGGCAATTTCCGATCGATTACCTCAAGCTCGACCGCTCGTTTGTCGAAGAAATCGGACAGAGTGCCGATGGCGAGGTGATCTGCGATGCGACCATCGGACTGGCCCACAATCTTGGCCTGAAGATCGTCGCCGAAGGCGTCGAGACCGAGCAGCAGCGCGATTACCTGCGCGGCCGGGGCTGCGATCTGATGCAGGGTTTTCTGTTCAGTCGGCCGGTACCGGCTGACGAGGTGATGACCTTCATTCGACAGCTCAACCACTAA
- a CDS encoding TetR/AcrR family transcriptional regulator: MAEVRTVDTRERILDAAEQLFMVHGYDGTSMRQITSEAGVNLAAVNYHFGSKESLMQEVFRRRLDWLNEERMRVLNALEHEAAGKSLKPSQIVDGFFGTLLRMADDDKRGGMTFLRLLGRTLTDPSEFIRTFMAHEYAVVVDRYKEALFKALPDVPKAEIVWRFHFMLGATSYAIAGTDALRLVTDWQIEEEDSTDRLDRLVPRLMSFLLGGLRAPLPQFSDASAMEAKPGS, from the coding sequence ATGGCTGAAGTCCGAACTGTCGATACCCGCGAGCGCATTCTCGATGCGGCTGAGCAACTCTTCATGGTGCATGGTTACGACGGCACGTCGATGCGTCAGATCACCAGCGAGGCCGGGGTCAATCTGGCGGCAGTGAATTACCACTTCGGCTCCAAGGAATCGCTGATGCAGGAGGTGTTCCGCCGTCGGCTCGATTGGCTGAACGAGGAACGGATGCGCGTCCTTAATGCACTTGAGCATGAAGCGGCCGGCAAGTCCCTGAAACCTTCGCAGATCGTTGACGGCTTTTTCGGCACGCTGCTGCGCATGGCGGACGACGACAAACGGGGCGGCATGACCTTTCTGCGCCTGCTCGGCCGCACGCTGACCGATCCTTCCGAGTTCATTCGTACCTTCATGGCGCATGAGTATGCCGTGGTGGTGGACCGCTACAAGGAGGCGCTGTTCAAGGCGCTGCCCGACGTGCCCAAAGCGGAAATCGTCTGGCGTTTTCACTTCATGCTCGGTGCCACTTCCTACGCCATTGCCGGAACCGATGCGCTGCGCCTGGTCACCGACTGGCAAATCGAGGAAGAGGACTCCACCGATCGCCTGGATCGCCTGGTGCCGCGCCTGATGTCCTTCCTGCTCGGTGGTTTGCGCGCGCCGCTGCCGCAGTTTTCAGATGCTTCGGCCATGGAAGCAAAGCCTGGGTCCTAG
- a CDS encoding dihydrofolate reductase, giving the protein MGQDAPLIAAIGAVASNGMLGLAGWLPWDIPEELAYFEHKVAGAALVIGRATYESMDVVPEDSFIVSRQAGLVVRKGCQRVDSVEEGLRLAVATGKPVFVIGGASVYAAAWPYCHRFYLTRIEMPFAGDTLFPDDIPLDEWDVINETCKSFRERKTGQDVLCRFIEYAPKNPRPLNAFNFNSMSARPYSQ; this is encoded by the coding sequence ATGGGCCAAGACGCACCGTTGATCGCGGCAATTGGCGCCGTGGCAAGTAACGGCATGCTCGGGCTTGCCGGCTGGCTGCCTTGGGATATTCCGGAAGAACTCGCTTACTTCGAACATAAGGTGGCGGGAGCTGCGCTGGTCATTGGTCGGGCAACGTATGAATCGATGGATGTGGTGCCGGAGGATTCGTTCATCGTCAGCCGCCAAGCAGGTCTGGTTGTGCGGAAGGGCTGCCAGCGCGTCGATTCCGTTGAGGAGGGATTGCGCTTGGCTGTTGCTACCGGAAAGCCGGTTTTCGTCATTGGTGGCGCGTCCGTTTATGCCGCCGCCTGGCCGTATTGCCATCGCTTCTACCTGACGCGCATCGAAATGCCGTTTGCTGGCGATACCTTGTTTCCCGACGATATCCCGCTGGATGAGTGGGATGTCATTAACGAAACTTGTAAAAGTTTTCGCGAAAGAAAGACGGGGCAGGATGTTCTTTGTCGATTCATCGAATATGCGCCGAAAAATCCCCGTCCTTTGAACGCTTTCAATTTCAATTCGATGTCTGCTCGCCCATACTCGCAGTGA
- a CDS encoding dihydroneopterin aldolase, with protein sequence MLANHWCASVDATIQLRTGCNPLEKHGAQAVVVHADAWAPIDAVSDPHDIRQVVDYEVIFLAIRRLEQNDHCECLESSILEVMDAIFAMPIVTSAFISMHKPHVYNGQGTPAISLSMTREQWAKTHR encoded by the coding sequence GTGTTAGCCAATCATTGGTGCGCGTCGGTCGATGCCACCATACAATTGCGGACGGGTTGCAATCCGCTGGAAAAACATGGGGCGCAGGCGGTTGTCGTGCATGCCGACGCGTGGGCGCCAATCGATGCGGTGAGCGATCCGCACGACATTCGGCAGGTTGTCGATTACGAGGTTATTTTTCTGGCCATTCGCCGGCTGGAGCAGAACGACCATTGCGAGTGTCTGGAGTCGAGCATTCTGGAAGTGATGGATGCCATTTTCGCCATGCCCATCGTGACGTCGGCATTCATTTCCATGCACAAACCTCATGTGTACAACGGTCAGGGTACGCCGGCGATTTCACTTTCGATGACGCGCGAGCAATGGGCCAAGACGCACCGTTGA
- a CDS encoding acetyl-CoA C-acetyltransferase: MKTIYVVDGARTPFLKAQKGPGPFAASDLATQAGRALLLRQPFLPSDLDEVILGCAAPSPDETNIGRMVALRLGCGEKVPGWTVMRNCASGMQALDSAIANIQCGRSELVLAGGVDALSRAPLLYSDTMVRWFAGMMSMRTAGQKLGHFLKLKPAALLSPVIGLMKGLTDPVVGLLMGQTAENIAWKFGIDRQQMDAFAVRSHQRSLAARTAGYFGEIVPLVDGNGKVYAEDDGVRADASMAGMAKLKPFFDKKYGNITAANSSQITDGAAWLILASEEAVKKWNLKPLGKIVDSQWSGLDPAQMGLGPVHASTPILQRHGLGLNDIDAWELNEAFAAQVMGCQAAWQSDEYCREQLGLPAALGAIDENKLNVDGGAVAIGHPVGASGARIVLHLLHVLRRQKARRGIATICIGGGLGGAMLVEAGS; encoded by the coding sequence ATGAAAACAATCTATGTGGTTGACGGCGCCCGTACGCCGTTCTTGAAGGCGCAGAAAGGGCCGGGGCCGTTCGCGGCATCCGACCTCGCCACCCAGGCCGGGCGGGCGCTGCTGCTGCGTCAGCCTTTTCTGCCGAGCGATCTCGACGAGGTCATTCTCGGTTGCGCTGCGCCGTCGCCAGACGAAACCAATATCGGCCGCATGGTGGCGCTGCGTCTTGGCTGTGGCGAGAAAGTGCCGGGCTGGACGGTGATGCGCAACTGCGCTTCCGGCATGCAGGCGCTCGATTCGGCCATCGCCAATATTCAGTGCGGTCGCTCCGAACTGGTGCTGGCCGGCGGCGTCGATGCCCTGTCGCGAGCGCCGCTGCTGTACTCCGACACGATGGTGCGCTGGTTCGCCGGCATGATGTCGATGCGGACGGCCGGCCAGAAGCTCGGTCATTTCCTCAAGCTGAAACCGGCGGCCTTGCTCAGCCCGGTCATCGGACTGATGAAAGGTTTGACCGACCCGGTGGTTGGCCTGCTGATGGGCCAGACGGCGGAAAACATCGCCTGGAAGTTCGGCATCGATCGGCAACAGATGGACGCGTTCGCCGTGCGTAGCCACCAGCGCTCGCTGGCCGCTCGTACGGCCGGGTATTTTGGCGAGATCGTGCCGCTGGTTGATGGCAACGGCAAGGTTTACGCCGAGGACGACGGCGTGCGGGCCGATGCCAGCATGGCCGGCATGGCCAAGCTGAAACCCTTCTTCGACAAGAAATACGGCAACATCACGGCGGCCAACAGTTCGCAGATTACCGATGGTGCCGCCTGGCTGATCCTCGCTTCGGAAGAAGCAGTGAAAAAATGGAATCTCAAGCCGCTCGGCAAAATCGTCGATAGCCAGTGGTCCGGCCTCGATCCTGCGCAGATGGGCCTCGGCCCGGTGCATGCCTCGACGCCCATCCTGCAGCGCCACGGCCTGGGACTGAACGATATCGACGCCTGGGAACTGAACGAGGCCTTCGCCGCCCAGGTCATGGGCTGCCAGGCTGCCTGGCAATCCGACGAGTACTGTCGTGAGCAGCTTGGTCTGCCGGCGGCACTCGGCGCCATCGACGAGAACAAGCTGAATGTCGATGGTGGGGCGGTGGCCATCGGCCATCCGGTCGGCGCCTCCGGGGCGCGCATCGTGCTGCATCTGCTGCATGTCCTGCGCCGGCAAAAGGCCAGGCGGGGCATCGCGACCATCTGTATCGGTGGCGGCCTGGGCGGCGCCATGCTGGTCGAAGCCGGAAGCTGA